AAGCATAAACTTACTTTTCATACAAGCTTTTATTCCAGTTTCTAAATCTTAAAGAACAAACATTTTTGCtgttatttttacttttcagGGCAGGTACTCCGACCTGCTTACCTGTTGTTCACATGGGTTGGGCTTGGTGATAGTGTACTGCCAAATGTAGGCCATTTTGGGCCCATGGTCAACTCCAATTCCAATGATAAAGGGCCTCCATGGGCCATAAGCAGCTTCAAATGCACACTGTCTCACTATACAATACACGGCTGGACACTGTTCACCCCTATCGTTATATTCGAAAGGCAAGTTTAACTGGTCATTCAAGTGTAGATTCGGGAATCCCAGACTAATTAAATCCATTTGGAAGCTCAATGAAGTAGGAAAGATGTTGGAATTCTAAATATTTATGTTCTGACCCATTTCTGATTTCATTTTATGAATGAATGAGCTTAgaaggaaattttgatttaataataataagtgaTGCAAAATTCCAATACAGAGTTTTACCTTTTGATATCAACAAAAGCTAGTTAATTGTCAAAATTAGAGAATTCAAACTCATTCATAGCTTCGACACCTCTCAAAAGCCATTTGTAGCCTCAATTCCCACGCAGGCTATAGACTAACTTCACATTAACCTTAAACAAATACTGTAATACTTATAATATCACAACCCGCATTACACGATTACAACTAAGTATTGTAAAGACAACTTATATAAAATAGTGTATTTtgttaaaatagttattttaacaAAACACAACGTTTCTTTAATTGAAGTGAGTACATCATTTTGGTTTCTCAAATACGTTATCGttttcatcaaaatatatttactcttctctttttttctctcattttctctataaaaaaTCAACggttagatataaaattttatgtttcatCAGATGGTGATGATGGGTAAGGTTTTGCTTATGATTATATTACATCTATGATTGTAACGTATTGTTATACTCATAGCTTGTTGgcataaaattttgattgtaCAAATAACTATAAACACTGAATCAAAGGTTAATGAGAAAAATCTTGAAGAATTATTTGGAAATATTATAGTTTCTTACTCTAGTTTTTcaatagaaattttattttcttactaatATTTTAGAACTGTGATAGTAactctaattttaaataatataagcTTTGGTAGAACCTTTTATAAAAGCTCGTATATTTTTAAAGTGATCAAAGTCACTTGAAATCCCAACCGTTCCTACATAATTTTAAGTTACTACTTTATTTGTCAAAGCTCTTATCCAAGTCGAGCTTATAAAAGCAagttaatatatgtattttaaatatttatgtataaaataattaatacataaaatattttaaaagacataatatatattatttaaaattttatcaattttattaatctttataaggtatttttttttatgcatgatttttcttaattttattagtttactttttcattatataatcacGATATTTTTATTCagggttttttaataaaatttaagagtaattgttcatgtttatataaaattttataaaaattaataataaaattatgtctatatattttttatatataatttaaatacattgatgatgtgttatcgtgtgattgaatgattttaaattaaaaataaaaaaaatcaaatcatataacaatacatcatttatatatataaattatatatcaatctatttttaaaaacaatgtttttaaaaccagacTGGTGATCGAATCAGTTGTCTCACTAGTTCATGGTTCAATCGGAGAATCAATCggttcaacttattatcaaattataatgaatagatttttcttaaaaatttgtaaaaaaataaaatcaattaagataCTCACACCTATAAAGAttagaatatatcatttttaaagagtaacaattatttatttgattttaataaaataattaaaataaaaaatgtttcaatctcattatacaaaaaaaaaaacataattttataaattattgtctataaaaaatattttaatagatatgagatattttttttaattttattttttaacttattttatttacaaatatttagaaattcatcaaatctaataaaaataattaaattattcaaaaataattaaattttcaaaaaatatttaaaattttggtcaaatatgattaaactcattttttaacaagttcaataattttttttttatgttaattagatcaaatttagaGTCAATtcctataaaaaattttaaatattaacagGTCAACCGTAAATACACTAGCGAACCtagcaaaaaatttattaggaCATGATCCATAATATTGCCGGTCATGCTCGTGCACCAAGCCCTCCAAAATCGTGGACTAGCACAACTTGCCTCCCCACGCCTTAGCTTGTGACACGTTGCATTACACCAATTTAGACACGGGCCGGCTCAGCCGTCGTTAACGCTAGTTCATGGGATGTTGGAGTGtcaaatttttcagttttcgCGGTGTCCATTTTATTTAAAGGCAGGTTCACTCTGAAATGACAatgtttcatttgaaaaaaaaaaaatggtacaGGGGATGTTCTCGGTAATTCAGTAGTTATGTGATATAAAGTGTCAGTTTATTACATTTAAAAGGCATGTTTAATTGTTCATCCAAAGTGTAAATTTAGAATCTCAATAATAATGAAATCCATTTGGAAGCTCTACGAAAAAGGAAAGACGTTCAAATTTATTGAGAATTAATATTAACCTACGCACAAAGACTAAATGAGTATATTTGAACCTTTTAATGTGACCAACACATACCTGTGAAAGAATTGCTCTCTGGCCAACATTCTAACTTGCCTCATATAAACGTCAAACTGCACCACTCCGCCTTCAACCGCCTTGTCCATTGCATATATGACATCCTCTATAGCATTATCAGCAGCCAAATTTTCAACCACAATTTTCGACCCTTCATCAATGGCTTCAAATGCATTTTCGATTTCATTCATAACTTGGAACGACGTCGGATCATTTGCAGCCAGCCAATTCCTCAGCACATCACCTTTCTCACCCAACTCCATCGCTCTCtccttcaacttcttcctttCCATCTCCAGCTCAGCAACTATCCTATCAATATCACCGGCTCTCTTCTTCATTTCTAGCTGCAATATCGACAGCTCCTCTATTTCTCTGGCAGTGGTGGTCTTCGCTGCCGCCACGTCGTAGTGAAGCATCCCGGAGAGGCGGTCGACAGCCTCCCGCTTCGAAACGAAAGAAGGGTGTGTGAAGGTGGAACCGGTGGCGTGAGAAAAGATTTTGACAAGGTTGCGAACAAGGTCGGCTAAATTGTGGCCGGGGTACGACCAAGTTTGAAGATAAGCGGAGGTGATTCCTCCGCAAGAATCAACAAAGGGATGGAGATGGTGAGAATGATTGGCGGCGTTTGGGGAAATAAACACCATGGGAGGCATGAAAGGGTAGTTCTCATGGACCCAAATGGTGAGATGAATAGGAGGTGAGGAAGAACAGACACGGAGATACCCAGCGGCGTTTAAGAGGTTAACTGTGGTGCCATCGTTGTGAGTAAATGAGTCGTTTGAAGGGATGAAAGTGGGGAAAtcctgaaaaagagaaagaaggtgTTTTCGGATGACCCATTTTTGTTTGGAGTCTGTGTAGGATAGAGCAAAAGGGGAAGTTGCACAAGAAAGTGCAGTGTCAATGAATTCGATTGAAGATGTCGGCGCCATGGATACGCAAATCTCCCAGGTTGAACAGGAATTTAAGCAAATCTCTGAggtgttgatttgatttggtaaaataaaaaa
Above is a genomic segment from Mangifera indica cultivar Alphonso chromosome 3, CATAS_Mindica_2.1, whole genome shotgun sequence containing:
- the LOC123212298 gene encoding protein ELC-like, with the protein product MAPTSSIEFIDTALSCATSPFALSYTDSKQKWVIRKHLLSLFQDFPTFIPSNDSFTHNDGTTVNLLNAAGYLRVCSSSPPIHLTIWVHENYPFMPPMVFISPNAANHSHHLHPFVDSCGGITSAYLQTWSYPGHNLADLVRNLVKIFSHATGSTFTHPSFVSKREAVDRLSGMLHYDVAAAKTTTAREIEELSILQLEMKKRAGDIDRIVAELEMERKKLKERAMELGEKGDVLRNWLAANDPTSFQVMNEIENAFEAIDEGSKIVVENLAADNAIEDVIYAMDKAVEGGVVQFDVYMRQVRMLAREQFFHRYVLVTLKGSNILI